From a single Arachis hypogaea cultivar Tifrunner chromosome 3, arahy.Tifrunner.gnm2.J5K5, whole genome shotgun sequence genomic region:
- the LOC112791734 gene encoding kinesin-like protein KIN-14B, with protein MAEHKNRWSWDVTGFEPWKSSPSSSPPVDQVDRKPTAPLVRRYSVSPSSVLPPQSKQSTASKVQRLQERLKLAKEDHLQLRHEVSELQEYSNAKLDRVTRYLGVLAEKTRKLDQVALETEARISPIINEKRRLFNDLLTSKGNIRVFCRTRPSFEDEGPSVVEFPDDYTIRVNTGDESLSNTKKDFEFDRVYGPHVGQAELFNDVQPLVQSALDGYNVSIFAYGQTHSGKTHTMEGSSYDRGLYARCFEELFDLANSDTTSTSQYKFGVTVCELYNEQTTDLLLESGKSMPKLCFGSPECFVELVQEKVDNPLEFSRSLKAAFQSRGNDLSKINVSHLIVTIHIFYNNMITGENSYSKLSLVDLAGSEGSITEDDSGERVTDLLHVMKSLSALGDVLSSLTSKKDVIPYENSVLTNLLADSLGGSSKTLMIVNVCPNFSNLSETLSSLNFSTRARNAVLSLGNRDTIKKWRDIANDARKELYDNEKEIHDLKQEGLRLKQALKDANDQCVLLFNEVQKAWKVSSALQTDLKSEHILLSDKHKIEKEQNTQLRSQVAQLLELEQDQKLQIQQQDSTIQTLQDKIKTLETQLNEAVKLSKTRSTSASEPESEALSDTRPTADAVDSSAVTKKLEEELKKRDALIERLHEENEKLFDRLTQKTSAAQSPQLSSPLSRGLVNVQPQDIGRNGTSNNTRSRSVDVPPPSLATDKNDGTVALVKSGSEVVKTTPAGEYLTTALNDFDPDQYDGHAAISDGANKLLMLVLAAVIKAGASREHEILAEIRDAVFSFIRKMEPKRVMDTMLVSRVRILYIRSLLARSPELQSIKVLPVECFLEKPNTGRSRSSSRASSPGRSPVQYVDEQIQGFKVNLKPDRKSKFSSVVLKIRGIDEDIWRQQVTGGKLREITEDAKGFAIGNKALAALFVHTPAGELQRQIRSWLAENFDFLSVTANDASGGSTGQLELLSTAIMDGWTAGLGAAMPPQTDALGQLLFEYSKRVYSSQLQHLKDIAGTLAMEEAEDAAQVAKLRSALESVDHKRRKILQQMRSDVALLTLEKGGSSIQNPSTAAEDARLASLISLDGIIKRVKDITKLSSVNILSKSKKRTFLASLDELTEQMPSLLEIDHPCAQRNIAEARRMVESIPEEDDSVQDLQQARRLSMDPGSGSEIDVAQWNVLQFNTGTSSPFIIKCGANSSSELVIKADARVQEPKGGEIVRVAPRPSILENMSLDEMKQIFAELPESLSLLALARTADGTRARYSRLYKTLASKVPSLKDLVNELEKGR; from the exons ATGGCGGAACACAAGAACCGCTGGAGCTGGGATGTCACCGGATTCGAGCCTTGGAAGTCCTCGCCGTCGTCCTCGCCGCCGGTCGATCAAGTCGATCGGAAACCTACTGCGCCACTTGTGAGACGCTACTCCGTTTCGCCCTCGTCTGTTCTTCCTCCGCAGTCAAAGCAGTCCACGGCATCCAAGGTTCAGCGCCTGCAGGAAAGGCTCAAG CTTGCTAAAGAAGACCATTTGCAGCTCAGACATGAAGTGAGTGAACTTCAAGAATATTCAAATGCAAAACTTGATCGAGTTACACGATATCTTGGTGTTCTTGCTGAGAAAACCCGAAAGCTAG ATCAAGTTGCGCTTGAAACTGAAGCAAGAATATCTCCAATAATCAATGAGAAAAGGAGATTGTTCAATGATTTATTGACATCTAAAG GAAATATTCGAGTATTTTGCCGGACAAGGCCGTCATTTGAAGATGAAGGTCCCTCAGTTGTTGAATTTCCAGATGACTACACAATTCGTGTAAATACTGGTGATGAATCCTTGTCCAATACAAagaaagattttgaatttgaccGGGTCTATGGACCTCATGTTGGACAAG CTGAATTATTCAATGATGTTCAACCACTGGTGCAGTCAGCTTTGGATGGATATAATGTTTCCATATTTGCATATGGACAAACCCATTCTGGAAAGACACATACTATG GAAGGATCAAGCTATGATCGAGGTTTATATGCGCGATGTTTTGAGGAGTTGTTTGATTTAGCCAATTCAGATACAACCTCTACTTCTCAATATAAATTTGGCGTTACAGTTTGTGAGCTCTACAATGAACAG ACAACAGACCTGCTTTTGGAGTCAGGAAAAAGTATGCCTAAACTCTGCTTTGGATCACCTGAATGTTTTGTAGAACTGGTGCAGGAAAAAGTTGACAACCCTCTGGAGTTCTCTAGGTCTTTGAAAGCCGCATTTCAGAGTCGAGGAAATgatttatcaaagattaatgtatCTCATTT GATTGTCACAATACACATATTTTACAACAATATGATCACTGGTGAAAATTCATATAGCAAACTCTCTTTGGTTGACTTGGCTGGAAGTGAAGGTTCAATAACAGAAGATGATAGTGGTGAGCGTGTCACAGATTTGCTGCATGTTATGAAATCACTTTCAGC ATTGGGTGATGTTTTATCTTCTTTAACATCAAAGAAGGATGTCATTCCTTACGAAAATTCTGTGTTAACAAACCTCCTTGCTGATTCACTTG GGGGGAGTTCAAAAACCTTGATGATTGTTAATGTGTGTCCAAATTTTTCAAACTTATCTGAGACATTATCATCGCTCAATTTCTCTACCAGAGCTCGAAATGCTGTATTAAGTCTTGGGAACCGAGATACAATAAAGAAGTGGAGAGACATT GCAAATGACGCCCGTAAGGAGTTGtatgataatgaaaaagaaatcCATGACCTGAAGCAAGAGGGTCTGCGGCTCAAGCAAGCACTTAAAGACGCAAATGATCAGTGTGTTTTACTCTTCAATGAAGTACAGAAGGCGTGGAAAGTTTCTTCTGCTTTGCAGACAGATTTGAAG TCAGAGCATATTTTGCTGTCGGATAAACATAAGATAGAGAAAGAACAAAATACTCAGCTTCGAAGTCAAGTTGCTCAACTGTTAGAGTTGGAGCAAGATCAGAAGTTGCAGATACAACAGCAAGATTCAACAATCCAAACTTTGCAG gataaaattaaaaccCTTGAAACTCAACTCAATGAGGCTGTTAAACTGAGCAAAACTAGGTCAACTTCTGCCTCAGAACCAGAATCTGAAGCTCTATCCGATACCAGGCCAACTGCAGATGCTGTGGATTCTTCTGCAGTAACTAAAAAACTAGAAGAGGAACTCAAGAAACGTGATGCTCTTATTGAG AGGTTGCATGAGGAAAATGAGAAATTGTTTGATAGATTAACTCAGAAAACATCTGCTGCTCAATCACCTCAG CTGTCAAGTCCATTATCTCGAGGATTGGTTAATGTTCAGCCTCAAGATATCGGGAG GAATGGAACCAGCAACAATACAAGATCTCGTTCTGTGGATGTCCCTCCTCCATCTTTGGCCACTGATAAGAATGATGGCACAGTTGCTTTGGTTAAATCTGGCTCCGAAGTAGTTAAGACTACCCCTGCTGGTGAATATCTTACTACCGCCCTGAATGACTTTGATCCAGATCAATATGATGGGCATGCTGCCATTTCTGATGGTGCAAACAAGCTTTTGATGCTG GTGCTTGCTGCTGTCATCAAAGCTGGTGCCTCTCGAGAGCATGAGATACTTGCTGAAATTAGGGATGCTGTTTTCTCTTTTATCAGGAAAATGGAACCGAAGCGAGTAATGGACACTATGCTTGTTTCCCGTGTTAGAATCCTGTATATAAGATCTTTGCTTGCCAGATCTCCAGAGTTACAATCAATTAAG GTCTTGCCAGTTGAGTGCTTTCTTGAGAAGCCTAATACTGGACGTAGCAGAAGTTCTAGCCGGGCGAGTAGTCCTGGAAGGTCTCCTGTGCAATATGTTGATGAGCAGATCCAAGGATTTAAAGTGAATCTAAAGCCAGATAGGAAGTCCAAATTTTCATCTGTTGTGTTGAAGATACGTGGGATTGATGAG GACATATGGAGACAGCAGGTAACTGGTGGAAAGCTTAGGGAAATTACCGAGGACGCCAAAGGTTTTGCTATTGGAAATAAGGCTCTTGCTGCGCTTTTTGTACATACCCCTGCAGGTGAGCTGCAGCGTCAAATTAGATCCTGGCTTGCAGAGAACTTTGACTTCCTATCTGTTACTGCAAATGATGCTTCGGGGGGATCAACTGGTCAGTTGGAACTTCTTTCAACTGCAATAATGGATGGTTGGACGGCTGGACTTGGTGCTGCTATGCCTCCCCAGACTGATGCCCTTGGCCAGCTATTATTTGAATATTCAAAACGTGTCTATTCTTCTCAACTACAACACTTGAAG GATATTGCTGGTACCTTGGCAATGGAAGAGGCTGAAGATGCGGCACAAGTAGCGAAGCTGCGTTCGGCTCTAGAGTCTGTTGATCACAAAAGAAGAAAG ATTCTGCAGCAAATGAGAAGTGATGTGGCTTTATTGACATTGGAAAAGGGCGGTTCATCTATTCAAAATCCTTCTACTGCAGCCGAGGATGCACGATTAGCATCTCTCATTTCTCTTGATGGCATAATAAAGCGAGTCAAG GATATAACGAAACTTTCTTCTGTGAATATCTTGAGCAAAAGTAAGAAAAGAACATTCCTGGCTTCTCTTGACGAACTAACAGAACAGATGCCTTCACTCCTTGAGATTGACCATCCATGTGCTCAGAGGAACATAGCAGAAGCTCGTCGAATGGTTGAG TCAATTCCAGAAGAAGATGACTCCGTTCAAGATCTACAACAGGCTCGTAGGTTATCAATGGATCCTGGCTCTGGATCCGAAATTGATGTAGCACAGTGGAATGTGCTACAATTCAATACAGGCACTTCCTCACCATTTATAATCAAATGTGGAGCAAACTCTAGTTCAGAACTAGTCATTAAAGCTGATGCACGAGTTCAGGAACCTAAAGGTGGTGAGATAGTGAGGGTTGCCCCTAGACCATCCATACTGGAAAATATGAGTTTGGATGAAATGAAACAGATATTTGCAGAACTACCCGAGTCTCTAAGCTTGCTTGCCCTAGCAAGAACAGCAGACGGTACGCGAGCCCGGTATTCTAGATTATATAAGACCTTGGCTTCAAAGGTTCCATCACTTAAGGATCTGGTCAATGAACTTGAAAAGGGGCGGTGA
- the LOC112791735 gene encoding uncharacterized protein — MQSTSGGSGSGFESETLIRSCTERLSRRDFTGAREFAHRINKSDPDISLRVNQILAVADVLSAAQPRPGSCHPDWPAILQLRPADASNRDLARRQFKSLVRLLDQNANKLPFADDALMRVREAWLVLSNIHRNGADDKGPSQDRAGDAPRESVATTFWTMCPYCWYLHEYERKYEGCAFRCETCRRAFHGVAVKPPSPERMVNGKEQYYCYNVSLPLRYPMGDERRRFDTDDGIRDWCESGVLERNGMKGFQGNGKRRMRIKTTAMRVKMKSFDPINNSGLDAEEEVL; from the coding sequence ATGCAATCAACCTCAGGCGGGTCTGGATCCGGGTTCGAATCCGAAACCCTTATCCGCTCTTGCACGGAGCGCCTCTCACGCCGCGACTTCACCGGCGCCCGCGAGTTCGCCCACCGGATCAATAAGTCTGACCCGGACATCTCCCTCCGGGTCAACCAGATCCTCGCTGTCGCCGACGTCCTCAGCGCCGCCCAGCCCCGCCCCGGGAGCTGCCACCCTGACTGGCCCGCCATTCTCCAGCTCCGCCCCGCCGACGCCTCCAACCGTGACCTCGCGCGTCGGCAGTTCAAGTCACTCGTCCGCCTCCTTGACCAGAACGCCAACAAGCTCCCCTTCGCTGACGACGCGCTCATGCGCGTGCGCGAAGCCTGGCTCGTCCTCTCCAACATACACCGCAACGGCGCCGACGATAAAGGTCCGTCGCAGGATCGTGCTGGCGACGCGCCAAGGGAGAGCGTGGCGACTACGTTCTGGACCATGTGCCCTTACTGCTGGTATCTGCATGAGTACGAGAGGAAGTATGAGGGTTGCGCCTTCCGGTGTGAGACTTGCCGGCGGGCGTTTCACGGTGTGGCTGTGAAGCCGCCTTCGCCGGAGAGGATGGTGAACGGGAAAGAGCAGTACTACTGTTACAATGTGAGCTTGCCGTTGAGGTACCCAATGGGGGACGAACGGCGCCGTTTTGACACTGATGATGGAATTAGGGATTGGTGTGAAAGTGGGGTTCTTGAGAGGAATGGAATGAAAGGATTTCAGGGAAATGGGAAGAGAAGAATGAGAATAAAAACTACGGCAATGAGGGTAAAAATGAAGTCTTTTGATCCCATAAATAACTCTGGTTTGGATGCAGAAGAAGAGGTGTTGTAG
- the LOC112791736 gene encoding uncharacterized protein isoform X2 — protein MRVAITIPTYHQHCYHCHRIYTSFVSAAAATSRRRRNTTMASTSKSGEFTTIQEKVTFDKEIKKSKFIAIAGPISDEKSAMSFLSQVGEQYRSNDDGEPSGTAGKPIQSAIDSSGIDRVMVVVIRYFGGIKLGTGGLVRAYGGVASECLRNAPRCLVKTKVPMGVEVPFDLLGVLYHQLQSFQVEGIKQDYDTGKDGTTMVTFKVDFDQAEKLEEAVKANCSRELKFFKR, from the exons ATGCGTGTGGCAATCACTATACCGACTTATCACCAACACTGCTATCACTGCCACCGCATCTACACTTCATTCGTCTCCGCCGCCGCCGCCACGAGCAGGAGGAGGAGGAATACAACCATGGCCAGCACCAGCAAATCAGGGGAATTCACCACAATCCAAGAAAAGGTCACCTTCGATAAAGAGATTAAGAAGAGCAAGTTCATCGCCATCGCTGGCCCCATCTCCGATGAGAAATCTGCCATGTCTTTCCTCTCTCAG GTTGGGGAACAGTATCGGTCCAATGATGATGGCGAACCTTCAGGTACAGCTGGGAAACCAATACAATCTGCAATTGATTCTTCAGGAATAGATAGAGTGATGGTGGTTGTGATCAG ATACTTTGGAGGTATCAAATTAGGCACAGGTGGATTGGTTAGGGCTTATGGAGGAGTTGCATCAGAATGCTTGCGAAATGCTCCAAGATGCCTTGTGAAAACAAAG GTCCCGATGGGAGTAGAGGTCCCTTTTGACCTTCTGGGAGTTCTATACCATCAG CTGCAATCTTTTCAAGTTGAAGGTATCAAGCAGGATTATGATACTGGTAAGGATGGCACAACTATGGTTACTTTTAAAGTTGATTTTGACCAAGCTGAAAAATTGGAGGAAGCAGTGAAAGCCAATTGTAGCCGAGAGTTGAAGTTTTTTAAGCGATGA
- the LOC112791736 gene encoding uncharacterized protein isoform X1 → MRVAITIPTYHQHCYHCHRIYTSFVSAAAATSRRRRNTTMASTSKSGEFTTIQEKVTFDKEIKKSKFIAIAGPISDEKSAMSFLSQVRDPRATHNCWAYKVGEQYRSNDDGEPSGTAGKPIQSAIDSSGIDRVMVVVIRYFGGIKLGTGGLVRAYGGVASECLRNAPRCLVKTKVPMGVEVPFDLLGVLYHQLQSFQVEGIKQDYDTGKDGTTMVTFKVDFDQAEKLEEAVKANCSRELKFFKR, encoded by the exons ATGCGTGTGGCAATCACTATACCGACTTATCACCAACACTGCTATCACTGCCACCGCATCTACACTTCATTCGTCTCCGCCGCCGCCGCCACGAGCAGGAGGAGGAGGAATACAACCATGGCCAGCACCAGCAAATCAGGGGAATTCACCACAATCCAAGAAAAGGTCACCTTCGATAAAGAGATTAAGAAGAGCAAGTTCATCGCCATCGCTGGCCCCATCTCCGATGAGAAATCTGCCATGTCTTTCCTCTCTCAG GTTCGGGATCCGCGTGCTACCCATAATTGCTGGGCTTATAAG GTTGGGGAACAGTATCGGTCCAATGATGATGGCGAACCTTCAGGTACAGCTGGGAAACCAATACAATCTGCAATTGATTCTTCAGGAATAGATAGAGTGATGGTGGTTGTGATCAG ATACTTTGGAGGTATCAAATTAGGCACAGGTGGATTGGTTAGGGCTTATGGAGGAGTTGCATCAGAATGCTTGCGAAATGCTCCAAGATGCCTTGTGAAAACAAAG GTCCCGATGGGAGTAGAGGTCCCTTTTGACCTTCTGGGAGTTCTATACCATCAG CTGCAATCTTTTCAAGTTGAAGGTATCAAGCAGGATTATGATACTGGTAAGGATGGCACAACTATGGTTACTTTTAAAGTTGATTTTGACCAAGCTGAAAAATTGGAGGAAGCAGTGAAAGCCAATTGTAGCCGAGAGTTGAAGTTTTTTAAGCGATGA
- the LOC112782921 gene encoding uncharacterized protein, with amino-acid sequence MAVNNVGNLEEKKSDPPISNREKGTQIGPTDLCEGNLEQHEIGGTDLCEAPISGWRNILLEECSEDEDEAGGAMNTDVAEVANALANPHPFQEPSFMRSLDLEAMHAPEFPQYMNTVPPVVADGEFTVGTEFSSREAVIKAIKDYTIQRGVDYRVYESEPTTFYAKCTEYGKSCDWLIRVTKMQKKYCWEIRRYNESHTCTRSTISQDHSNLDSKTVVEAIKPLVEVDPSIKVKSVIAEVQSKFSYTSSYRKAWLAKQQAVESIFGGWEASYETLPIWIEAMCHKEPSAVVHFETMPAYQGDDLVPDIRVLHRVFWSYYPCIRAFRHCKPVVQVDGTHLYRKYKGCLLVAVSQDGNNNIVPIAFAIVEGETSDA; translated from the exons ATGGCAGTAAACAATGTGGGG AATCTTGAGGAGAAGAAATCGGACCCACCAATTTCAAACAGAGAGAAAGGAACACAAATCGGACCCACTGATTTGTGTGAGGGAAACCTTGAGCAGCATgaaatcggtggcaccgatttGTGTGAGGCACCGATTTCTGGGTGGAGAAATATTTTACTCGAAGAGTGCA GTGAAGACGAAGATGAAGCTGGCGGCGCCATGAACACAGATGTGGCGGAAGTTgcaaatgcactagcaaaccCACATCCGTTTCAGGAGCCTTCTTTCATGCGGTCGTTGGATTTGGAGGCTATGCACGCACCGGAGTTTCCGCAGTATATGAACACAG TGCCTCCTGTTGTGGCGGATGGTGAGTTCACAGTGGGGACGGAATTCAGTTCAAGGGAGGCAGTAATCAAGGCAATAAAAGATTATACCATCCAGAGAGGTGTGGACTATCGGGTATATGAGTCGGAACCGACGACATTCTATGCCAAATGTACAGAATATGGAAAGAGTTGTGACTGGTTGATCAGGGTTACCAAAATGCAGAAGAAGTACTGTTGGGAGATAAGGAGGTACAATGAAAGTCACACTTGTACCAGGTCTACTATTTCTCAAGACCATTCGAATTTGGATTCCAAGACAGTTGTAGAAGCAATTAAGCCGTTGGTAGAGGTTGACCCGTCTATAAAGGTAAAATCAGTAATTGCTGAAGTCCAGTCAAAATTTAGCTACACCAGCAGTTATCGCAAGGCTTGGTTAGCGAAGCAGCAGGCGGTGGAATCAATTtttggaggttgggaagcatCATATGAAACTTTGCCCATATGGattgaggccatgtgtcacaagGAGCCATCAGCAGTGGTTCACTTTGAAACAATGCCTGCTTACCAGGGAGATGATTTGGTTCCTGATATACGTGTACTGCATAgagtcttctggagttattacccttgtATAAGGGCCTTCAGACACTGCAAGCCAGTGGTGCAGGTGGACGGGACTCATTTGTATAGAAAATACAAGGGTTGTTTATTGGTTGCAGTCTCACAAGATGGTAATAACAACATCGTGCCTATTGCATTCGCCatagtggagggagagacttctgatgcatgA